One genomic segment of Paenibacillus durus includes these proteins:
- a CDS encoding amino acid permease produces the protein MGKPSASKDSGKLKWWQLSLLGVAGTIGTGYFLGSGLAIMIGGPSVLIAYLLAAAGTYVVFDALARMTADHPEQGSFRSYALKAFGGWAGLGSGYVYLCSELLIMGSQLTALSIFSRFWFPSVPMWIFAAGFALLSLIIVFFGNKGFDKVENVLAAIKIAAILMFLIIAAGLLAGWIDGGRYKPNPPLTAAEIFPRGAVGLWSSFIFAFYAYGGIEVLGIMSYRLRKPEEAPKAGKIMLLTLAVVYVLSIALAVTMVPYSKFNSKESPFVLALSSDHLAFVPHVFNGVLIVAGFSTMTASLYAVTSMIITLAQEGDAPGAFSRKLKGKYPLPALGLIAAGLSATIVMSLLMPGKVYEYITTAAGLMLLYNWAFILLSSAKLLKPAKLSAVKRWCGLILIFVAASGTLFHHESRPGLFISLLLVALIAGCDAIVQHVRKGRSGKQGEMDEQQIEADVPLHGSLGGGLRIKAIRLRKSRS, from the coding sequence ATGGGAAAACCATCGGCTTCGAAAGACAGCGGGAAACTCAAGTGGTGGCAGCTGTCTTTGCTGGGAGTTGCGGGAACGATCGGAACGGGCTATTTTTTGGGGTCGGGCCTGGCGATTATGATCGGAGGGCCATCTGTACTGATCGCTTATCTTCTGGCAGCGGCTGGAACCTATGTTGTCTTTGACGCACTGGCACGGATGACGGCGGATCACCCGGAGCAGGGTTCGTTCCGTTCCTATGCGCTGAAGGCGTTCGGGGGATGGGCGGGACTTGGGAGCGGATATGTTTACTTGTGCTCCGAGCTGCTTATTATGGGCAGTCAGCTTACGGCCTTGTCCATCTTCTCGCGGTTCTGGTTTCCGTCTGTTCCGATGTGGATATTCGCAGCAGGTTTCGCTTTGCTCAGCCTGATTATCGTCTTTTTTGGGAACAAGGGGTTTGACAAGGTTGAGAATGTGCTTGCCGCTATCAAAATCGCCGCGATCCTCATGTTTCTGATTATTGCGGCAGGACTTCTTGCGGGGTGGATCGACGGCGGGCGGTATAAGCCGAATCCGCCGCTTACGGCTGCCGAGATTTTCCCAAGGGGCGCAGTGGGACTGTGGTCATCCTTTATTTTTGCCTTTTACGCTTATGGAGGCATTGAGGTGCTCGGCATCATGTCTTACCGGCTCCGCAAGCCGGAGGAAGCTCCCAAAGCGGGAAAGATCATGCTGCTGACCCTGGCCGTGGTATATGTCCTTTCAATCGCCCTGGCCGTTACGATGGTGCCGTATTCTAAATTCAACTCGAAAGAAAGCCCGTTTGTACTGGCTTTAAGCAGCGACCACTTGGCTTTTGTTCCCCATGTCTTTAACGGGGTGCTGATTGTTGCCGGCTTCTCGACGATGACTGCTTCGCTGTATGCCGTTACTTCCATGATCATCACGCTTGCGCAGGAAGGCGATGCTCCAGGGGCGTTCTCCCGGAAGCTGAAGGGCAAGTATCCGCTGCCTGCGCTCGGGCTGATCGCAGCTGGTCTTTCGGCGACCATCGTTATGTCTCTCCTGATGCCGGGAAAAGTATATGAATACATCACCACGGCGGCCGGTTTGATGCTGCTTTACAATTGGGCGTTTATTTTGCTGTCTTCCGCCAAGCTGCTGAAGCCCGCCAAGCTCAGCGCCGTCAAACGCTGGTGCGGGCTGATATTGATATTCGTTGCGGCGTCCGGGACGCTATTTCACCATGAGAGCCGGCCCGGGTTGTTCATCAGCCTGCTGCTTGTGGCGCTGATTGCCGGCTGTGACGCCATTGTCCAGCATGTGCGCAAAGGCCGGAGCGGCAAGCAGGGGGAAATGGATGAACAGCAGATAGAGGCCGATGTTCCCCTGCACGGAAGCTTGGGCGGCGGCCTTCGCATTAAGGCGATCCGTCTGCGTAAATCGCGCTCTTAA
- a CDS encoding response regulator produces MGEHIQKVLYVEDNPLNMALMHHLFKKNLPSVLLLEADTGELGLEMAEQHQPDLIILDIGLPGLNGYETLECLRRDSRTERISVLAISAFAQLSDIAQARQAGFAGYITKPIRVKAFTEIVQGLLAERGG; encoded by the coding sequence GTGGGGGAACATATTCAGAAGGTTCTGTATGTGGAAGATAATCCGCTGAATATGGCGCTGATGCATCATCTATTCAAAAAGAACCTGCCTTCCGTCCTGCTTCTTGAAGCCGATACGGGTGAACTGGGACTTGAAATGGCTGAGCAGCATCAGCCGGACCTTATCATTCTTGACATCGGTCTTCCGGGTCTGAACGGATATGAGACGCTGGAATGCCTGCGCCGGGACAGCCGTACCGAGCGGATCTCGGTTCTGGCCATTAGCGCATTCGCTCAATTATCGGACATCGCCCAGGCGCGGCAAGCGGGATTCGCCGGATATATAACCAAACCCATTCGGGTGAAGGCCTTTACGGAAATCGTACAGGGACTGCTTGCCGAAAGAGGCGGATAG
- a CDS encoding prohibitin family protein produces MEINPKQRSFRSGRIISTVAAILIVLLIGGNAFSTVEYGHVGLYKTFGKLNDNVLSPGIHFKIPFIQSIIQVNTQVTKAETDTSASSKDLQPVSTHVAVNFSVNKESAYNLMNNIGGSFDSVIINPAIQEIVKEVTARYPAEDLITRRDVVSSEISEHLKNRLAKYDLIVNDINIVNFKFSEAFNDSIEAKQVAQQQALKAENDLKRIEIEAKQKIAQAQAEAQSLKLKKQEVTPELVQLKQIEVQEKALDKWDGKLPAVTGGATPFIDINPLAAK; encoded by the coding sequence ATGGAGATCAATCCAAAGCAAAGGTCGTTTCGTTCCGGAAGAATTATCAGTACGGTTGCTGCCATACTCATCGTGCTGCTGATCGGGGGAAATGCATTTTCGACGGTGGAATACGGACATGTGGGGCTGTACAAGACGTTCGGGAAGCTGAATGACAATGTGCTGTCGCCGGGTATTCATTTTAAAATCCCCTTCATCCAGTCCATCATCCAGGTCAACACGCAGGTGACCAAGGCGGAAACCGACACATCGGCTTCGTCGAAAGATCTTCAGCCCGTATCCACGCATGTAGCGGTTAACTTCTCCGTGAACAAGGAGTCGGCTTACAACCTGATGAATAATATCGGCGGAAGCTTCGATTCGGTCATCATTAATCCCGCTATCCAGGAAATCGTCAAGGAAGTTACGGCCAGGTATCCTGCCGAGGATCTGATTACCCGCCGCGACGTGGTTTCCAGCGAGATAAGCGAGCATTTAAAGAACCGGCTAGCTAAATACGATCTGATTGTAAACGATATTAATATTGTGAATTTCAAATTCTCCGAAGCGTTTAACGATTCGATTGAAGCAAAGCAGGTGGCTCAGCAGCAGGCGCTGAAAGCGGAGAACGATCTGAAGCGGATTGAAATCGAGGCGAAGCAAAAGATCGCGCAGGCGCAGGCGGAAGCCCAGTCGCTCAAACTGAAGAAGCAGGAAGTGACGCCCGAGCTGGTACAGCTGAAGCAGATCGAGGTTCAGGAGAAGGCGCTGGACAAATGGGATGGGAAGCTGCCTGCCGTTACCGGAGGCGCGACTCCGTTTATCGACATCAATCCTTTGGCCGCCAAATAA
- the deoC gene encoding deoxyribose-phosphate aldolase, giving the protein MSEINLTRMIDHTLLKADARKEDIVKLAEEAKSYKFASVCVNPGWVTVAHEVLKDTPEVKVCTVIGFPLGATTPETKAFETVNAIRNGAEEVDMVINIGALKDGNDELVKRDIAVVVEEARGKALTKVIIETSLLTEEEKIRACKLAVEAGADFVKTSTGFSTGGATKEDITLMRSIVGPDIGVKASGGVRSVEDALVMVGAGATRIGTSGGVAIAKGEQNISGY; this is encoded by the coding sequence ATGAGCGAAATCAATCTGACCCGAATGATCGATCATACGCTGCTGAAAGCGGATGCTCGAAAAGAAGACATCGTAAAACTGGCGGAAGAAGCCAAAAGCTATAAATTCGCCTCCGTATGCGTTAACCCCGGGTGGGTTACTGTTGCCCATGAGGTGTTGAAGGACACGCCGGAGGTAAAGGTATGCACGGTAATCGGCTTTCCGTTGGGCGCTACGACGCCGGAGACAAAGGCTTTTGAAACGGTGAACGCGATCCGAAACGGCGCGGAAGAAGTCGATATGGTCATCAACATCGGCGCTCTAAAGGACGGCAACGACGAGCTGGTGAAGCGCGATATCGCCGTCGTGGTGGAAGAGGCGCGCGGGAAGGCGCTAACCAAGGTCATTATTGAGACTAGCCTGCTTACGGAAGAAGAGAAGATCCGGGCCTGCAAGCTGGCTGTGGAAGCCGGGGCGGATTTTGTGAAGACATCAACCGGGTTCTCTACCGGAGGGGCAACCAAAGAAGATATTACGCTAATGCGCAGTATAGTAGGACCGGACATCGGCGTCAAAGCCTCAGGCGGCGTGCGCAGTGTGGAAGACGCTCTGGTTATGGTTGGCGCAGGCGCAACGCGGATCGGCACCAGCGGCGGTGTGGCGATCGCCAAAGGAGAACAGAATATTTCCGGCTATTAA
- a CDS encoding glutaredoxin family protein, translating to MENVVVYTSTNCPHCRQVKSFLNEKGISFEERNIEQNEEFAQQVWDMGMRAVPVTVIGEHKIVGMNKTQFDKVLAAAQ from the coding sequence ATGGAAAATGTTGTGGTATATACATCGACTAACTGTCCGCACTGCCGTCAGGTCAAGAGCTTTTTGAATGAAAAGGGAATTTCTTTCGAGGAGCGCAACATCGAGCAGAACGAAGAGTTCGCGCAGCAGGTATGGGATATGGGCATGCGCGCGGTTCCGGTCACCGTGATCGGCGAACATAAAATCGTGGGCATGAACAAAACGCAGTTCGACAAAGTATTGGCGGCTGCGCAGTAA
- a CDS encoding bifunctional 3-deoxy-7-phosphoheptulonate synthase/chorismate mutase has protein sequence MSNAELEQLRNRLDEINSELLALISERAEIVREIGAVKEKQGVPKFDPEREKKMLEKLVAENKGPFSESTIRTLFKQIFKASLDLQSAEHKKSLLVSRKTRKEDTVILLPGDVVVGGGASLMVAGPCSVESEKQTRAVAAALQKAGVRVMRGGAFKPRTSPYDFQGLGMDGLRILREAADEYGLLTISEIVDPAHIEPSLDYVDIIQIGARNMQNFELLKAAGEVNKPVLLKRGLAATMEEFLHAAEYIMSRGNTQVMLIERGIRTYEKWTRNTLDISAVPILKQESHLPVLVDVTHSTGRKDILVPCAKAALAAGADGIMVEVHPDPATALSDAAQQLNFDEFNTFFDEVKASGLYRQ, from the coding sequence ATGAGTAATGCCGAATTGGAACAATTAAGAAACCGGCTGGATGAGATTAACAGCGAACTGCTCGCGCTTATTTCGGAGCGGGCGGAGATTGTCCGTGAGATCGGGGCTGTCAAAGAGAAGCAGGGCGTGCCGAAATTCGATCCCGAACGGGAAAAGAAGATGCTCGAGAAGCTCGTTGCCGAAAACAAGGGACCATTCTCTGAAAGCACAATCCGCACGCTGTTCAAGCAGATCTTCAAGGCATCGCTTGACCTGCAAAGCGCCGAGCACAAGAAGAGCCTGCTGGTCAGCCGCAAGACCCGCAAGGAAGACACCGTTATCCTTCTTCCTGGAGACGTTGTGGTGGGCGGAGGCGCTTCGCTGATGGTGGCCGGCCCCTGCTCGGTCGAGAGTGAGAAGCAGACCCGTGCGGTAGCCGCGGCGCTGCAAAAAGCAGGTGTTCGCGTTATGCGCGGCGGCGCGTTCAAGCCTCGTACTTCGCCTTATGATTTCCAAGGGCTCGGCATGGACGGACTGCGTATTCTGCGTGAAGCCGCAGATGAATACGGCCTTCTGACCATCAGTGAAATCGTAGACCCGGCGCATATCGAGCCGTCGCTTGACTATGTTGATATTATTCAGATCGGCGCGCGCAATATGCAGAACTTCGAGCTGCTGAAGGCTGCCGGCGAGGTGAACAAGCCGGTGCTGCTGAAGCGCGGACTTGCGGCGACGATGGAGGAGTTCCTGCATGCGGCGGAGTATATTATGTCCCGCGGCAATACACAGGTCATGCTGATTGAGCGCGGCATTCGCACCTATGAGAAATGGACGCGCAACACGCTTGATATTTCCGCCGTGCCGATTCTGAAGCAGGAGAGCCATCTGCCGGTGCTGGTCGACGTAACCCACTCCACCGGCCGCAAGGATATTCTCGTTCCATGCGCGAAGGCTGCGCTTGCGGCGGGAGCCGACGGCATTATGGTCGAGGTTCATCCCGATCCGGCGACGGCGCTGTCCGATGCGGCGCAGCAGCTTAACTTCGACGAGTTCAACACGTTCTTCGACGAAGTGAAGGCGTCGGGCTTGTATCGTCAATAA
- a CDS encoding HPr family phosphocarrier protein, whose protein sequence is MRVHDITLTRDFSSDDLKCISMKAGSYLSEIILLKPDAVIDVKSLLGMMLYPLKKGFVITIRTKGKDEEEALDFMCEIMDSR, encoded by the coding sequence ATGCGCGTGCATGATATTACCTTGACCCGCGACTTTTCCTCCGATGACCTCAAGTGCATATCCATGAAAGCGGGAAGTTACCTTTCCGAGATTATTCTGCTCAAGCCGGATGCGGTCATCGATGTGAAAAGCTTGCTGGGAATGATGCTGTATCCGCTCAAAAAGGGCTTTGTCATTACCATCCGCACAAAAGGCAAGGATGAAGAAGAAGCGCTGGACTTTATGTGCGAGATTATGGATTCCCGCTAA
- a CDS encoding GGDEF domain-containing protein encodes MKYTGRILTISIYLTAHSFYLLYYVLSGRGITMLDWLGYPLFTAICYLAGLQFDRAVFNSERDPLTGLFNRRNTEARIAKMMAAADRTGHKVFILAIDCDNFKWINDTLNHGTGDIVLIEISKILLLEKGKRIIAIRWGGDEFLLCGLCSSSSEVEEIKLRIKNSISRLSGKMNLPVNISIGSALYPDDDKTVSALINLADLNMYTQKKS; translated from the coding sequence ATGAAATATACAGGAAGGATTCTAACCATAAGCATTTATCTTACGGCGCACAGCTTCTACCTCCTTTATTACGTTCTTAGCGGCAGAGGCATCACAATGCTGGACTGGTTAGGTTATCCCCTATTTACGGCGATATGCTACCTGGCGGGTCTTCAATTCGACCGGGCCGTTTTTAATTCCGAGAGAGATCCTTTGACAGGGCTATTTAACCGAAGAAATACGGAAGCCCGAATCGCCAAAATGATGGCGGCCGCAGACCGCACCGGGCATAAAGTATTTATTCTCGCCATCGACTGCGATAATTTCAAGTGGATCAATGATACGCTGAATCATGGGACCGGAGACATCGTGCTTATTGAAATCAGCAAAATCCTGCTGCTGGAGAAGGGCAAGCGCATAATTGCCATCCGCTGGGGAGGAGATGAGTTTCTGCTGTGCGGACTATGCTCCAGTTCATCCGAGGTGGAAGAGATCAAACTCCGGATCAAGAATAGCATCTCCCGCCTGTCTGGCAAGATGAATCTGCCCGTCAATATCTCCATTGGCTCCGCCCTCTATCCCGACGACGACAAGACCGTATCCGCACTGATTAATCTCGCCGACCTCAATATGTACACCCAGAAAAAGTCATGA
- a CDS encoding LysE family translocator translates to MEIFIGYIILGLSLSAPIGPINAAQLDKGIRSGFWHAWFVGLGAICADILYMLLVYLGVIHLLESPYIKAFLWLFGFLVLTYTGIESIKDAGHISFSGSRREDNRLSKSLLSGFLMSLFNPLSILFWLGIYGSVLAKAAEEYPMRQLLLYSSGIVLGILLWDVSMAGAASFFRKLLTSRVLKGLSVLSGLSLVGFGLYFGLEAAKLLFPN, encoded by the coding sequence ATGGAAATCTTTATCGGCTACATTATTCTTGGTCTATCCCTTTCCGCCCCTATAGGACCCATTAACGCCGCACAATTGGACAAAGGCATACGCAGCGGCTTTTGGCATGCCTGGTTTGTCGGGCTTGGCGCCATCTGCGCGGATATTTTATATATGCTGCTTGTCTATCTAGGCGTCATTCATCTGCTGGAGTCCCCTTATATCAAGGCTTTCCTTTGGCTGTTCGGCTTCCTTGTGCTGACCTACACCGGCATTGAAAGTATTAAGGATGCCGGGCATATTTCATTTTCCGGATCAAGACGGGAGGATAACCGGCTCAGCAAATCGCTGCTGTCCGGATTTCTGATGTCGCTGTTCAATCCGCTGTCGATTCTATTCTGGCTGGGTATATACGGTTCCGTATTGGCCAAAGCAGCCGAAGAATATCCAATGCGGCAGCTGCTTCTTTACAGCAGCGGCATAGTTCTGGGAATTCTTCTATGGGACGTCAGCATGGCTGGCGCCGCCAGCTTTTTCCGGAAACTCTTGACGAGTCGTGTGCTAAAAGGTCTGTCCGTATTATCCGGACTGTCGCTGGTCGGCTTCGGTCTTTACTTTGGACTGGAAGCGGCCAAGCTGCTCTTTCCCAACTAA
- a CDS encoding heavy metal translocating P-type ATPase, translating to MQATKQLQRISSYEGQAKKPGSPKGRKFDPKEMIQNTEMQAALGSGLLMLLAWGLSGWLPVLSVVVYAAAYTVGGWIKAKEGVKTLVKEHDLDVNLLMIAAALGAASIGYWNEGAMLIFIFALSGALESYTMDRSRKDISSLMALKPATALRIDKGAMNEVAIDELAIGDLLLVRPGELIPADGTVYRGESSVDQASITGESVPVEKVYGDEVFAGTLNGEGALYIEVTKSAENSLFAKIVKMVEDAEAEVPESQRFIKRFEAIYARAVVALTLLLVFLPPFALGWSWGATFYKAMVFLVVASPCALVSSIMPAMLSAISRSARKGILFKGGAHLENMARTAVVAFDKTGTLTAGTPEVTDFIVGKRYNRLQLLTVSASIESMSRHPLAEAIVRKAEDECLELWNVQDSRSLTGWGVEGMVNGKLWRIGKSNILDDGKIPVQGAETAADTAPADGAGSDGSMTGGAPAALRSEDLAFWREQRTSLEKDGKTVSVILDGDIVAGMIALQDTVRPEAEDAVRKLQELGIKVAMLTGDRAATAQAIGAKTGVDLVFSDLLPEDKVKHIASLREQYGHTIMVGDGVNDAPALAQATVGMGMGMKGSGAALEVADVVLMNDNIEEIASTISLARRCQRIVKQNMIFAVSVIALLIASNFIKGIALPFGVIGHEGSTILVILNGLRLLR from the coding sequence ATGCAAGCAACGAAACAACTGCAGCGTATCTCTTCATATGAGGGGCAAGCGAAGAAACCCGGATCACCCAAAGGAAGAAAGTTTGATCCAAAAGAAATGATTCAAAATACGGAAATGCAGGCTGCGCTTGGAAGCGGGCTGCTTATGCTTCTGGCTTGGGGACTCAGCGGCTGGCTGCCGGTGCTGTCGGTCGTCGTCTACGCTGCCGCGTATACGGTCGGAGGGTGGATCAAAGCCAAAGAGGGAGTGAAGACACTCGTCAAAGAGCATGATCTCGATGTCAACCTGCTCATGATCGCTGCGGCGCTTGGAGCGGCGTCGATCGGCTACTGGAACGAAGGGGCGATGCTGATCTTTATTTTTGCCCTCAGCGGGGCGCTGGAGAGCTATACGATGGACCGCAGCCGCAAGGACATCTCTTCACTGATGGCGCTCAAGCCGGCGACGGCGCTGCGCATCGATAAGGGTGCCATGAATGAGGTGGCGATCGACGAGCTCGCCATTGGCGATCTGCTGCTGGTGCGTCCAGGCGAGCTGATTCCTGCTGACGGAACCGTGTACCGGGGGGAATCGTCGGTTGATCAGGCCTCGATTACCGGCGAATCGGTGCCGGTCGAGAAGGTTTACGGGGATGAAGTATTCGCGGGCACGCTGAACGGTGAAGGCGCCCTGTATATTGAGGTGACAAAATCAGCGGAGAACTCGCTATTTGCCAAAATCGTCAAAATGGTGGAGGACGCGGAAGCCGAGGTTCCGGAATCCCAGCGCTTTATCAAGCGCTTCGAGGCCATTTACGCCCGGGCTGTGGTCGCTCTGACGCTGCTTCTCGTTTTCCTGCCTCCATTTGCGCTGGGCTGGTCTTGGGGCGCTACGTTCTATAAAGCGATGGTCTTCCTTGTTGTCGCCTCTCCATGCGCCCTGGTATCGTCCATCATGCCCGCGATGCTGTCGGCGATTTCGAGGAGCGCGCGCAAAGGCATTCTGTTCAAGGGCGGAGCGCATCTGGAAAATATGGCGCGTACCGCCGTCGTCGCCTTTGACAAGACCGGGACCTTAACGGCAGGGACGCCCGAGGTGACCGATTTCATCGTCGGTAAAAGATACAATCGGCTTCAGCTGCTGACGGTCAGCGCTTCGATAGAGAGTATGTCGCGGCATCCGCTGGCCGAAGCGATTGTCCGCAAAGCTGAAGATGAGTGCCTGGAGCTATGGAACGTGCAGGATTCCCGTTCCTTGACTGGCTGGGGAGTGGAAGGCATGGTTAACGGCAAGCTGTGGAGGATCGGCAAATCCAACATTTTGGATGATGGAAAAATTCCGGTTCAGGGCGCAGAGACAGCAGCGGATACTGCCCCCGCTGACGGAGCCGGGTCTGACGGCAGCATGACCGGCGGCGCACCGGCAGCACTGCGCAGCGAAGATCTGGCGTTCTGGAGAGAACAACGCACTAGCCTGGAGAAAGACGGCAAGACCGTATCCGTTATTCTGGACGGAGATATAGTGGCCGGTATGATCGCGCTTCAGGATACGGTTCGCCCGGAGGCGGAGGATGCGGTGCGGAAGCTGCAGGAGCTGGGCATCAAGGTCGCGATGCTGACCGGGGACCGGGCAGCCACGGCGCAGGCCATCGGGGCGAAGACGGGGGTCGATCTCGTCTTTTCCGACCTGCTTCCCGAAGACAAAGTGAAGCATATCGCCTCGCTGCGGGAGCAGTACGGCCATACGATCATGGTTGGCGATGGCGTCAACGATGCGCCCGCGCTTGCGCAGGCGACGGTAGGCATGGGAATGGGCATGAAGGGGAGCGGCGCGGCGCTTGAAGTCGCCGATGTGGTGCTGATGAACGACAATATCGAGGAGATTGCTTCGACCATTTCGCTCGCCCGCCGCTGCCAGCGAATTGTGAAGCAGAATATGATTTTTGCCGTAAGCGTCATTGCGCTGCTCATTGCAAGCAATTTTATCAAGGGAATCGCTCTTCCCTTTGGCGTCATCGGCCATGAAGGCAGCACCATTCTCGTGATCCTGAACGGATTGCGGCTGCTGCGGTAA
- the trxB gene encoding thioredoxin-disulfide reductase has protein sequence MYKSIIVGTGPAGLTAAIYLARANMNPLVIEGPQPGGQLTTTTEIENFPGFPEGILGSELMDNMRAQAERFGAKFVTGWVNSVELGERPFKLNVEDMGTLETDTLIISTGATAKYLGIPGEQDNVGRGVSTCATCDGFFFRNKEIIVVGGGDSALEEAGFLTRFASKVTLVHRRNELRASKIMQDRVRDNAKVEWALNRTPLEVIAGDSGVTGLKVLNNETGEEEIIEAGGVFVAIGHNPNTAFLGGQITIDSSGYIVTNPGTSETNIPGVFACGDVQDTRYRQAITAAGSGCKAAMDAEKYIESLEHSAVAL, from the coding sequence ATGTATAAATCCATTATTGTCGGTACCGGACCTGCGGGTCTGACTGCCGCTATCTATTTGGCCCGGGCCAATATGAATCCGCTGGTTATTGAAGGTCCGCAGCCGGGAGGCCAGCTTACCACGACCACCGAGATCGAGAACTTCCCGGGATTCCCGGAAGGGATTCTGGGTTCGGAACTGATGGACAATATGCGCGCGCAAGCTGAGCGTTTCGGAGCGAAATTCGTTACCGGCTGGGTGAACAGCGTGGAGCTGGGAGAGCGTCCGTTCAAGCTGAACGTTGAAGACATGGGCACACTTGAGACCGATACGCTGATTATTTCCACCGGAGCTACCGCGAAATACCTGGGCATCCCGGGAGAGCAGGACAATGTGGGCCGGGGCGTCAGCACCTGCGCGACCTGCGACGGCTTTTTCTTCCGTAACAAGGAGATTATCGTTGTGGGCGGCGGGGATTCGGCGCTGGAGGAAGCCGGCTTCCTGACCCGTTTCGCCTCGAAGGTGACGCTGGTGCATCGCCGGAATGAACTGCGCGCTTCCAAGATTATGCAGGATCGGGTGCGCGACAACGCGAAAGTGGAATGGGCGCTGAACCGTACACCGCTTGAAGTAATCGCGGGCGATAGCGGCGTAACCGGGCTGAAGGTGCTGAACAATGAGACCGGCGAAGAAGAAATCATTGAAGCGGGCGGCGTGTTCGTGGCGATCGGCCATAACCCGAATACGGCTTTCCTCGGCGGTCAGATTACCATCGATTCGAGCGGTTATATCGTAACGAATCCGGGTACTTCCGAGACGAACATTCCGGGCGTATTCGCCTGCGGCGATGTTCAGGATACCCGGTACAGACAGGCGATTACGGCTGCGGGCAGCGGCTGCAAGGCTGCTATGGACGCTGAGAAATACATTGAGAGCCTGGAGCACAGCGCGGTGGCGCTGTAA
- a CDS encoding homocysteine synthase — protein MSEQANLSFETLAVHAGQQIDPATFARAVPLYQTTSYGFRDAEHAANLFGLKEFGNIYTRLTNPTTDVFEQRIAALESGAAALATASGAAAISFSILNIAGAGDEIVSSASLYGGTYNLFSTTLPKLGIKVHFVDSDNPENFRSAITENTKALFAETIGNPQGNVLDIEAVAAIAHEHGIPLIVDNTFPSPYLLRPIEHGADIVVHSATKFIGGHGTSIGGVIVDGGKFDWKASGKFPGLTEPDPSYHGLVYTDAVGPIAYIIKARVQLLRDIGASISPFNSWLLLQGLETLHLRVERHSQNAQKVAEFLEAHEDVEWVSYPGLQSHPSYELAQKYLPKGQGAILTFGIKGGSEAGRKVIENVKLFSHLANVGDSKSLIIHPASTTHQQLSEDEQRSAGVTPELIRLSIGTEAIGDILNDLQQAIAASQGVTVG, from the coding sequence ATGTCAGAACAAGCTAATCTGTCGTTTGAAACGCTCGCCGTCCATGCCGGACAGCAAATCGATCCTGCTACGTTCGCCCGCGCCGTTCCGCTTTATCAGACCACTTCTTACGGATTCAGGGATGCGGAGCATGCGGCCAATCTGTTCGGATTGAAGGAGTTTGGGAACATTTACACGCGTTTGACGAATCCGACGACCGATGTGTTCGAGCAGCGGATTGCGGCGCTGGAAAGCGGGGCGGCAGCGCTGGCGACAGCTTCTGGCGCGGCGGCTATTTCCTTTTCTATTCTGAATATTGCCGGAGCCGGAGATGAAATTGTATCCTCGGCAAGCCTGTACGGAGGCACATACAATCTGTTCTCCACTACACTGCCTAAGCTGGGCATTAAGGTCCATTTCGTGGATTCGGATAATCCGGAGAATTTCCGCAGCGCCATCACCGAGAATACCAAGGCGCTGTTTGCGGAAACGATCGGCAATCCGCAGGGGAATGTGCTGGACATTGAAGCGGTGGCCGCCATCGCGCATGAGCACGGTATCCCGCTTATTGTTGACAATACGTTTCCGAGCCCTTATCTGCTCCGCCCGATTGAGCATGGAGCCGACATCGTCGTCCATTCGGCGACCAAATTCATCGGGGGCCACGGCACCTCTATCGGCGGAGTGATTGTGGACGGAGGCAAATTCGACTGGAAGGCCAGCGGCAAGTTTCCCGGCCTGACGGAGCCCGATCCCAGCTACCACGGTCTGGTCTACACCGACGCCGTAGGGCCGATCGCTTACATTATCAAGGCCCGCGTTCAGCTGCTCCGTGATATTGGCGCGTCGATCTCGCCGTTTAACTCCTGGCTGCTGCTGCAGGGGCTTGAGACGCTGCATCTGCGGGTGGAGCGCCACAGCCAGAACGCGCAGAAGGTGGCGGAATTCCTGGAAGCTCATGAAGACGTGGAATGGGTAAGCTATCCGGGGCTGCAGAGCCATCCATCCTACGAGCTTGCGCAGAAGTATTTGCCAAAAGGACAGGGGGCGATCCTGACCTTTGGCATTAAGGGAGGAAGCGAAGCGGGCCGCAAGGTGATCGAGAACGTGAAGCTGTTCTCGCATCTGGCGAATGTCGGCGATTCCAAGTCGCTGATCATTCATCCGGCCAGCACAACGCATCAGCAGCTGTCGGAGGATGAACAACGGTCCGCGGGTGTAACGCCCGAGCTGATCCGCCTGTCGATCGGTACGGAGGCGATCGGAGATATATTGAATGATTTACAGCAGGCCATTGCAGCCAGTCAGGGAGTAACCGTCGGCTAA